A stretch of the Agromyces larvae genome encodes the following:
- a CDS encoding response regulator transcription factor, which translates to MTRILLVEDEIALSDPLAYLLEREGYEVEVADDGLAAVEAFDRAGADLVLLDLMLPGLPGTEVCRELRQRSSVPIIMLTAKDSEIDIVVGLELGADDYVTKPYSTRELLARIRAVLRRRGEAVDLDDAVLEGGRVRMDVDRHTVEVDGAPVPMPLKEFELLELLMRNPGRVLTRGQLIDRVWGSDYFGDTKTLDVHIKRIRSKIEVTPSEPVQLVTVRGLGYRFEG; encoded by the coding sequence GTGACCCGCATCCTGCTCGTCGAGGACGAGATCGCCCTCAGCGACCCGCTGGCCTACCTGCTCGAACGCGAAGGGTACGAGGTCGAGGTCGCCGACGACGGCCTCGCCGCCGTCGAGGCGTTCGACCGGGCCGGCGCCGACCTCGTGCTGCTCGACCTGATGCTGCCCGGGTTGCCCGGCACCGAGGTCTGCCGCGAGCTGCGTCAGCGCTCCAGCGTGCCGATCATCATGCTCACCGCGAAGGACAGCGAGATCGACATCGTGGTGGGCCTCGAGCTCGGCGCCGACGACTACGTGACCAAGCCGTACTCCACGCGCGAGCTGCTCGCACGCATCCGGGCGGTGCTGCGCCGGCGCGGCGAGGCCGTCGACCTCGACGACGCCGTGCTCGAGGGCGGCCGCGTGCGCATGGACGTGGACCGGCACACGGTCGAGGTCGACGGAGCGCCCGTGCCGATGCCGCTGAAGGAGTTCGAGCTGCTCGAACTGCTCATGCGCAACCCGGGGCGGGTGCTCACCCGCGGGCAGCTCATCGACCGGGTCTGGGGGTCGGACTACTTCGGCGACACGAAGACCCTCGACGTGCACATCAAGCGGATCCGCTCGAAGATCGAGGTGACTCCGTCGGAGCCGGTGCAGCTCGTGACGGTGCGGGGGCTCGGCTACCGCTTCGAGGGCTGA
- a CDS encoding sensor histidine kinase has protein sequence MDSTGVVVAALAFGAFLGAAFMIVLHMAERRGSQAARVVAPTIPEGVEQMLDVLESAGLVVDPSNNVLRASPGALALGIVRERAVVHPELLDIVAAVRRTGEPVAEEVQVARGAFGEPTLRLRVRAARLGTRFVLLLAEDRTEAHRLDEVRRDFVANISHELKTPIASVSLLAEAIDTAADDPARVRRFANRLEIESERLARITNEVIELSRLQAGDALRPDELVDLDAAVRIAVDQNRVVARARDIEIAVRAHTGARVWGDRQLIVVAIHNLVANAIAYSNDGGRVGVGVRVDGDIVSIAVTDQGIGIAEADLDRVFERFYRVDQARSRDTGGSGLGLSIVKHTVQNLGGDVRVWSSPGRGSTFTIRLPLGEAPTTDTDAAPHAGAEASAKPEASAKPEASGPPPTDRSRPAVPAATHRGEPE, from the coding sequence ATGGACTCGACCGGTGTGGTCGTGGCCGCGCTGGCCTTCGGCGCGTTCCTCGGTGCCGCCTTCATGATCGTGCTGCACATGGCGGAGCGCCGCGGCAGCCAGGCCGCACGCGTCGTCGCCCCGACCATTCCCGAGGGCGTCGAACAGATGCTCGACGTGCTGGAATCGGCCGGGCTCGTCGTCGATCCGTCGAACAACGTGCTGCGCGCCTCGCCCGGCGCGCTGGCCCTCGGCATCGTGCGCGAACGTGCCGTCGTGCACCCCGAACTGCTCGACATCGTCGCGGCGGTGCGGCGCACGGGCGAGCCCGTCGCCGAGGAGGTGCAGGTCGCTCGCGGGGCGTTCGGCGAACCCACGCTGCGCCTGCGGGTGCGCGCGGCGCGGCTCGGCACCCGGTTCGTGCTGCTGCTGGCCGAGGACCGCACCGAGGCCCACCGCCTCGACGAGGTGCGCCGCGACTTCGTGGCGAACATCAGCCACGAACTGAAGACCCCGATCGCCTCGGTGAGCCTGCTCGCGGAGGCGATCGACACCGCCGCCGACGACCCCGCGCGGGTGCGCCGCTTCGCGAACCGCCTCGAGATCGAGTCCGAACGGCTGGCCCGCATCACGAACGAGGTGATCGAGCTGTCCCGGCTCCAGGCGGGCGACGCCCTGCGGCCCGACGAGCTCGTCGACCTCGATGCGGCGGTGCGGATCGCGGTCGACCAGAACCGGGTCGTGGCACGGGCGCGTGACATCGAGATCGCGGTGCGCGCGCACACCGGCGCGCGGGTCTGGGGCGATCGGCAGCTCATCGTGGTCGCGATCCACAACCTCGTCGCCAACGCGATCGCGTACTCGAACGACGGCGGCCGTGTCGGCGTGGGCGTCCGGGTCGACGGCGACATCGTCTCGATCGCGGTCACCGACCAGGGCATCGGCATCGCCGAAGCCGACCTCGACCGGGTGTTCGAGCGTTTCTACCGCGTCGACCAGGCGCGTTCGCGCGACACCGGCGGCTCGGGGCTCGGGCTCAGCATCGTGAAGCACACGGTGCAGAACCTCGGCGGCGACGTGCGGGTGTGGTCGTCGCCCGGCCGCGGCTCGACGTTCACGATCCGGCTGCCGCTCGGCGAGGCGCCGACGACCGACACGGATGCCGCGCCCCACGCCGGCGCCGAGGCATCCGCGAAGCCCGAGGCATCCGCGAAGCCCGAGGCATCCGGCCCGCCCCCGACCGACCGTTCCCGCCCCGCCGTCCCGGCCGCCACCCACCGAGGAGAACCCGAGTGA
- the phoU gene encoding phosphate signaling complex protein PhoU, with product MREVFQQEMREVQDRLVEIAGLVAESIDKATRAFNESDVTLAEEVIADDPRIDHATLTLDELAITILARQQPVARDLRIVVSALRISASLERMGDISRHIAQLARYRFPDKVVPKSLRGTFAEMGRLDVEIAQRLVELLTTEDVKLAEQIRDEDDKVDALHVQVFDKVLGETWKGEASDTVDATLASRYHERFADHAVSIAKKVLYLATGDWAPDDD from the coding sequence ATGCGCGAGGTGTTCCAGCAGGAGATGCGGGAGGTGCAGGACCGGCTCGTCGAGATCGCCGGCCTGGTCGCCGAGTCGATCGACAAGGCGACCCGCGCCTTCAACGAGTCCGACGTGACGCTCGCCGAGGAGGTCATCGCCGACGATCCCCGGATCGACCACGCGACCCTCACGCTCGACGAGCTGGCGATCACGATCCTCGCGCGGCAGCAGCCGGTCGCCCGGGATCTGCGGATCGTCGTGAGCGCGCTGCGGATCAGCGCCTCGCTCGAGCGGATGGGCGACATCTCGCGGCACATCGCGCAGCTCGCGCGCTACCGGTTCCCCGACAAGGTGGTGCCGAAGTCGTTGCGCGGCACGTTCGCCGAGATGGGCCGGCTCGACGTCGAGATCGCCCAGCGACTCGTCGAACTGCTCACCACCGAGGACGTGAAGCTCGCCGAGCAGATCCGCGACGAGGACGACAAGGTCGACGCGCTGCACGTGCAGGTGTTCGACAAGGTGCTCGGCGAGACCTGGAAGGGCGAGGCGAGCGACACCGTCGACGCCACCCTCGCCAGCCGCTACCACGAGCGGTTCGCCGACCACGCGGTGTCGATCGCGAAGAAGGTGCTCTACCTCGCCACCGGCGACTGGGCACCCGACGACGACTGA
- a CDS encoding phosphoglyceromutase produces the protein MPHTLILLRHGESDWNQKNLFTGWVDVRLSEKGRAEASRAGVLLAEQGVLPDVLHTSVLTRAIQTANLALDAADLAWIPVRRSWRLNERHYGALQGLDKAETQQKYGNEQFMLWRRSFDVPPPPLDDDAEWSQVGDPRYADLTDDQMPRTECLKDVIARMLPYWQSDIVPDLAAGKTVLVTAHGNSLRALVKHLDGIGDDDIAELNIPTGIPLVYELGDDFMPLGPGRYLDPEAAAAGAAAVAAQGDKK, from the coding sequence ATGCCTCACACCCTCATCCTGCTGCGCCACGGCGAGAGCGACTGGAACCAGAAGAACCTCTTCACCGGCTGGGTCGATGTCCGGCTGAGCGAGAAGGGCCGAGCCGAGGCATCCCGCGCCGGGGTGCTGCTGGCCGAGCAGGGCGTCCTGCCCGACGTGCTGCACACCTCGGTGCTCACGCGTGCCATCCAGACCGCGAACCTCGCGCTCGACGCCGCCGATCTGGCGTGGATCCCGGTGCGTCGCTCGTGGCGGCTGAACGAGCGCCACTACGGCGCGCTGCAGGGCCTCGACAAGGCCGAGACGCAGCAGAAGTACGGCAACGAGCAGTTCATGCTCTGGCGCCGGTCGTTCGACGTGCCGCCGCCGCCGCTCGACGACGACGCCGAGTGGTCGCAGGTGGGCGACCCGCGCTACGCCGACCTCACCGACGACCAGATGCCGCGCACCGAGTGCCTGAAGGACGTGATCGCCCGCATGCTGCCGTACTGGCAGAGCGACATCGTCCCCGACCTCGCCGCCGGCAAGACGGTGCTCGTCACCGCGCACGGCAACTCGCTGCGCGCGCTCGTGAAGCACCTCGACGGCATCGGCGACGACGACATCGCCGAGCTCAACATCCCGACCGGCATCCCGCTCGTCTACGAACTGGGCGACGACTTCATGCCGCTCGGCCCCGGTCGCTACCTCGACCCCGAGGCCGCCGCGGCCGGTGCCGCCGCGGTCGCCGCGCAGGGCGACAAGAAGTAG
- a CDS encoding class I SAM-dependent methyltransferase — protein MPVGSITRGTTNTNRLRRIDRWIADSPALRRADDPLVVDLGYGASGVTAFELATRLRRARPDVEVLGLEIDPGRVRTARAQLADVRAGRTPFAADLAVSFEVGGFEVPTPGGRRPAIIRAFNVLRQYDEADVASAWARMTERLAPAGLLVEGTCDELGRIASWVGLEASGPSTFTVGLRLTDLAAPSIVAERLPKALIHRNVPGERIHDLLVALDRAWAVHAPLSVYGPAQRWIAAVRTLQGDGWPVAGSARRWRLGELTVPWSAVAPAA, from the coding sequence ATGCCGGTCGGATCCATCACGCGCGGGACGACGAACACGAATCGCCTGCGCCGCATCGACCGCTGGATCGCCGACTCGCCGGCCCTGCGCCGCGCCGACGACCCGCTCGTGGTCGACCTCGGCTACGGCGCGAGCGGGGTCACCGCGTTCGAGCTCGCGACCCGGTTGCGGCGCGCGCGCCCCGACGTCGAGGTGCTCGGCCTCGAGATCGACCCCGGCCGGGTGCGCACCGCCCGGGCGCAGCTGGCCGACGTGCGCGCGGGCCGCACGCCGTTCGCGGCCGACCTCGCCGTGTCGTTCGAGGTCGGCGGGTTCGAGGTGCCGACGCCCGGCGGCCGCAGGCCGGCGATCATCCGCGCGTTCAACGTGCTGCGCCAGTACGACGAGGCCGACGTGGCATCCGCGTGGGCCCGCATGACCGAACGCCTCGCCCCGGCGGGCCTGCTCGTGGAGGGCACCTGCGACGAACTCGGTCGCATCGCGAGCTGGGTGGGGCTCGAGGCATCCGGCCCCTCGACCTTCACCGTCGGGCTGCGCCTGACCGACCTGGCCGCGCCCTCGATCGTCGCCGAGCGCCTGCCGAAGGCGCTGATCCACCGCAACGTGCCCGGCGAGCGCATCCACGACCTGCTCGTCGCGCTCGACCGGGCTTGGGCGGTGCACGCGCCGCTGTCGGTCTACGGGCCGGCGCAGCGCTGGATCGCCGCGGTGCGCACACTGCAGGGCGACGGATGGCCCGTGGCCGGCAGCGCCCGCAGATGGCGGCTCGGCGAGCTCACCGTGCCGTGGTCGGCCGTGGCGCCCGCGGCCTAG
- the ygfZ gene encoding CAF17-like 4Fe-4S cluster assembly/insertion protein YgfZ, with protein MATSPFLGLAGAVAADGVDEGVPAHYGNPLVEQRRLEAGDAVVDLSNRGVVTVTGPDRLSWLHSMASQALDRLAPGESAETLLLDANGRIEHAAHVVDDGETTWLVTEGTAASGLAAFLDRMRFMLRVEVADRSADVGVLAAATADALDRATGADPAGRLAPDWVDPWGAPRGHRYATEHPDWRWVERLVPRDRLGDAAHAVAAGRVQAAGSLAAEALRIAAWRPRFATEVDERSIPHELDWLQSAVDLGKGCYRGQETVAKVLNLGRPPRRLVLLHLDGSDTVLPVAGEPVVALKARPEPEPGAEPERRAVGAITSSAMHHELGPIALAVIKRAVPAGIPLIVESHGIDVAAGQQEVVPADAGPEVDIPRLPRLGVRH; from the coding sequence ATGGCCACCTCGCCGTTCCTCGGGCTCGCCGGAGCCGTCGCCGCCGACGGCGTCGACGAGGGCGTGCCCGCACACTACGGCAACCCGCTCGTCGAGCAGCGCCGGCTCGAGGCGGGCGACGCCGTCGTCGACCTGTCGAACCGCGGCGTGGTCACGGTCACCGGGCCCGATCGGCTGAGCTGGCTGCACTCGATGGCGAGCCAGGCGCTCGACCGGCTCGCCCCCGGCGAGAGTGCCGAGACCCTGCTGCTGGACGCGAACGGGCGCATCGAGCACGCCGCGCACGTCGTCGACGACGGCGAGACGACCTGGCTCGTGACCGAGGGCACCGCCGCATCCGGGCTGGCCGCCTTCCTCGACCGGATGCGGTTCATGCTGCGCGTCGAGGTCGCCGACCGCTCGGCCGACGTCGGCGTCCTCGCAGCCGCGACCGCCGACGCGCTCGACCGGGCGACCGGCGCGGATCCGGCCGGGCGCCTCGCTCCCGACTGGGTCGACCCCTGGGGCGCTCCGCGCGGGCACCGGTATGCGACGGAGCATCCCGACTGGCGCTGGGTCGAGCGCCTCGTGCCGCGCGACCGGCTCGGCGACGCGGCGCACGCGGTCGCCGCGGGCCGAGTGCAGGCCGCGGGTTCGCTGGCCGCCGAAGCGCTGCGCATCGCCGCGTGGCGGCCGCGCTTCGCGACCGAGGTCGACGAGCGCTCCATCCCGCACGAGCTCGACTGGCTGCAGAGCGCCGTCGACCTCGGCAAGGGCTGCTACCGCGGGCAGGAGACCGTGGCGAAGGTGCTGAACCTCGGCCGGCCGCCGCGCCGGCTGGTGCTGCTGCACCTCGACGGCAGCGACACCGTGCTGCCCGTCGCGGGCGAGCCGGTCGTCGCCCTGAAGGCGCGGCCCGAACCCGAGCCGGGCGCCGAGCCCGAGCGGCGCGCCGTCGGTGCGATCACCTCGAGCGCGATGCACCACGAGCTCGGCCCGATCGCGCTCGCCGTGATCAAGCGCGCGGTGCCGGCCGGCATCCCGCTCATCGTCGAGAGCCACGGCATCGACGTCGCCGCCGGCCAGCAAGAGGTCGTTCCCGCCGACGCGGGCCCCGAGGTCGACATCCCCCGGCTGCCGCGCCTCGGCGTCCGCCACTAG
- a CDS encoding FABP family protein has translation MIELPVDLPAELVPLSWLIGVWEGSGVIDYKIGDDSVTREFGQRVSFSHDGLPHLNYTSYTWLFPDDEGGDPTPLATETGYWRLARPLGEGDAGPALLPAVGDHPYPDAESVERLRNDAGGFDLEVSIVHPGGVSELYLGQVKGPRIDLATDAVMRTAGAKEYAAATRLYGLVEGHLLWAWDIAALGQDLRTHASARLAKVD, from the coding sequence GTGATCGAGCTTCCCGTCGACCTCCCGGCCGAGCTCGTCCCGCTCTCCTGGCTCATCGGGGTCTGGGAGGGGTCGGGCGTGATCGACTACAAGATCGGCGACGACTCGGTCACGCGCGAGTTCGGGCAGCGGGTGAGCTTCAGCCATGACGGGCTGCCGCATCTGAACTACACGTCCTACACGTGGCTGTTCCCCGACGACGAGGGCGGGGACCCGACGCCGCTGGCGACCGAGACGGGCTACTGGCGCCTGGCCAGACCGCTCGGCGAGGGCGACGCCGGCCCGGCGCTGCTGCCCGCGGTCGGCGACCATCCGTATCCCGACGCCGAGTCGGTCGAGCGGTTGCGCAACGATGCCGGCGGCTTCGACCTGGAGGTCTCGATCGTGCACCCGGGCGGGGTGAGCGAGCTCTACCTCGGCCAGGTGAAGGGCCCGCGCATCGACCTGGCGACCGACGCGGTGATGCGCACCGCCGGCGCGAAGGAGTACGCGGCGGCCACCCGCCTCTACGGGCTCGTCGAGGGGCACCTGCTGTGGGCGTGGGACATCGCGGCCCTCGGACAGGATCTGCGCACGCACGCGTCCGCCCGGCTGGCGAAGGTCGACTGA
- a CDS encoding winged helix-turn-helix transcriptional regulator, protein MAQLLILSPAADEDVLPALSLLTHRVRVIPASPDQLVRAPEADLVLLDARTNLAGAKALSQILGTTGLSSPLLLIVTEGGLTAVTADWGVDDVVLETAGPAEVDARIRLAIGRAQSNRPSERIQTSGVVIDEASYSAKVHGKPLDLTYKEFELLRFLAAHPSRVFTREQLLSEVWGYDYFGGTRTVDVHVRRLRAKLGDLESLIGTVRNVGYRFNVHEEDEQPSSVATTS, encoded by the coding sequence GTGGCGCAGCTGCTGATCCTGTCGCCGGCGGCCGACGAAGACGTCCTCCCGGCTCTGTCTCTCTTGACCCATCGCGTGCGGGTCATCCCCGCGTCGCCCGATCAGCTCGTGCGCGCGCCCGAAGCCGACCTCGTGCTGCTCGACGCCCGCACGAACCTCGCCGGCGCGAAGGCGCTGTCGCAGATCCTCGGCACCACCGGGCTGTCCTCGCCGCTGCTGCTCATCGTCACCGAGGGCGGCCTCACCGCCGTCACGGCCGACTGGGGCGTCGACGACGTCGTGCTCGAGACCGCCGGTCCGGCCGAGGTCGACGCGCGCATCCGGCTCGCGATCGGGCGCGCCCAGTCCAACCGACCGAGCGAACGCATCCAGACCTCGGGCGTGGTCATCGACGAGGCCAGCTACTCGGCGAAGGTGCACGGCAAGCCCCTCGACCTCACCTACAAGGAGTTCGAGCTGCTGCGGTTCCTCGCCGCGCACCCGTCCCGCGTGTTCACCCGCGAGCAGCTGCTCAGCGAGGTGTGGGGATACGACTACTTCGGCGGCACCCGCACCGTCGACGTGCACGTGCGGCGCCTGCGCGCCAAACTCGGCGACCTCGAGAGCCTGATCGGCACCGTGCGCAACGTCGGGTACCGGTTCAACGTGCACGAGGAGGACGAGCAGCCCTCCTCGGTGGCCACGACGAGCTGA
- a CDS encoding RNA degradosome polyphosphate kinase, whose protein sequence is MTDTLDADRTSSDFDDDFEPFDVEGAPELPAERYLDRELSWLAFNQRVLELAEDPRQPVLERANFLAIFASNLDEFFMVRVAGLKRRIVTGLAVPTNVGRSPGDVLSDISRAAHELQERHARVYQELVKPALADAGIRVVSWDELGEGERAHLAEFFATQIFPVLMPLAVDPAHPFPYISGLSLNLSVRVRNSRTGRVEFARVKVPQMLPRFVQVSPDETVDDARYIALEELISNHLGDLFPGMEVLDHHVFRVTRNEDVEIEEDETENLIKALEKELLRRRFGPPIRLEVSDDMDDVTLELLVRELDISDQEVFRLPAPLDLGGLFDLSRIDRPDLHYPTQVPTTNAQLLPREPNQQADIFAAVARKDVLLHHPYESFATSVQAFLEQAAADPHVLAIKQTLYRTSGDSPIVEALIDAAEAGKQVLALVEIKARFDEAANITWARKLEKAGVHVVYGLVGLKTHCKLALVIRQEQGKLRHYSHIGTGNYNPKTSRVYEDLGLLTADDQVGKDLTRLFNELSGYAIEKKFKRLLVAPLHLRKGLLKLIAQEARNAKEGKPARIRIKVNSMVDEAIIDALYRASNAGVPVEVWVRGICSLRPGIPGISENIRVRSILGRYLEHSRIFSFDGGGDPQVYIGSADMMHRNLDRRVEALVRLTDPDHLREVDGFFDLAMDDRTSSWHLDGDGTWVRHSSDAAGHPLDDLQATLMQRTVHRARPGIRR, encoded by the coding sequence ATGACCGACACCCTCGACGCCGACCGCACCTCCAGCGACTTCGACGACGACTTCGAACCGTTCGACGTCGAGGGTGCGCCCGAACTGCCCGCCGAGCGGTACCTCGATCGCGAGCTGAGCTGGCTCGCATTCAACCAGCGCGTGCTCGAACTCGCCGAGGATCCGCGCCAGCCCGTGCTCGAACGAGCGAACTTCCTCGCGATCTTCGCGTCCAACCTCGACGAGTTCTTCATGGTGCGCGTCGCCGGCCTGAAGCGCCGCATCGTCACCGGGCTCGCCGTGCCGACCAACGTGGGGCGCTCCCCCGGCGACGTGCTGAGCGACATCTCGCGCGCGGCGCACGAGCTGCAGGAACGGCACGCCCGCGTCTACCAGGAGCTCGTCAAGCCCGCGCTCGCCGACGCCGGCATCCGCGTCGTCTCGTGGGACGAGCTCGGCGAGGGCGAGCGCGCCCACCTCGCCGAGTTCTTCGCGACCCAGATCTTCCCGGTGCTGATGCCGCTCGCGGTCGACCCCGCGCACCCGTTCCCGTACATCTCGGGCCTCTCGCTCAACCTCTCGGTCCGGGTGCGCAACAGCCGCACCGGCCGGGTCGAGTTCGCCCGCGTGAAGGTGCCGCAGATGCTGCCCCGGTTCGTGCAGGTGAGCCCCGACGAGACCGTCGACGACGCCCGCTACATCGCGCTCGAAGAGCTCATCTCCAACCACCTCGGCGACCTCTTCCCCGGCATGGAGGTGCTCGATCACCACGTCTTCCGAGTCACCCGCAACGAGGACGTCGAGATCGAGGAGGACGAGACCGAGAACCTCATCAAGGCGCTCGAGAAGGAGCTGCTGCGCCGCCGGTTCGGTCCGCCCATCCGCCTCGAGGTCTCCGACGACATGGACGACGTGACCCTCGAGCTCCTGGTGCGCGAGCTCGACATCTCCGATCAAGAGGTGTTCCGGCTGCCCGCTCCGCTCGACCTCGGCGGGCTGTTCGACCTGTCGCGCATCGACCGACCCGACCTGCACTACCCCACGCAGGTGCCGACGACCAACGCGCAACTGCTGCCGCGCGAGCCGAACCAGCAGGCCGACATCTTCGCCGCGGTCGCCCGCAAGGACGTGCTGCTGCACCACCCGTACGAGTCGTTCGCGACCAGTGTGCAGGCGTTCCTCGAGCAGGCCGCCGCCGACCCGCACGTGCTCGCCATCAAGCAGACCCTGTACCGCACCTCGGGCGACAGCCCCATCGTCGAGGCGCTCATCGACGCCGCCGAGGCGGGCAAGCAGGTGCTCGCGCTCGTCGAGATCAAGGCCCGGTTCGACGAGGCGGCGAACATCACCTGGGCGCGCAAGCTCGAGAAGGCGGGCGTGCACGTCGTCTACGGCCTGGTGGGGCTGAAGACGCACTGCAAGCTCGCCCTCGTGATCCGCCAGGAACAGGGCAAGCTGCGCCACTACAGCCACATCGGCACCGGCAACTACAACCCCAAGACGAGCCGCGTCTACGAAGACCTCGGGCTGCTGACCGCCGACGACCAGGTCGGCAAAGACCTGACGCGGCTCTTCAACGAGTTGAGCGGCTACGCGATCGAGAAGAAGTTCAAGCGTCTGCTCGTCGCCCCGCTGCACCTGCGCAAGGGGCTGCTGAAACTCATCGCCCAGGAGGCGCGGAACGCCAAGGAGGGCAAGCCGGCCCGCATCCGCATCAAAGTGAACTCGATGGTCGACGAGGCCATCATCGACGCGCTGTACCGTGCGTCGAACGCCGGCGTGCCCGTCGAGGTGTGGGTGCGCGGCATCTGCAGCCTCCGCCCCGGCATCCCGGGGATCAGCGAGAACATCCGGGTGCGGTCGATCCTCGGGCGCTACCTCGAGCACTCCCGGATCTTCTCGTTCGACGGCGGCGGCGACCCGCAGGTCTACATCGGATCGGCCGACATGATGCACCGCAACCTCGACCGCCGCGTCGAGGCGCTCGTGCGGCTGACCGACCCCGACCACCTGCGCGAGGTCGACGGGTTCTTCGACCTCGCGATGGACGACCGCACGAGCTCGTGGCACCTCGACGGCGACGGCACCTGGGTGCGGCACTCCAGCGACGCGGCGGGGCATCCGCTCGACGACCTGCAGGCCACGCTGATGCAGCGGACCGTGCACCGGGCCCGACCGGGGATCCGCCGGTGA
- a CDS encoding NUDIX hydrolase — MTRAVETAVFAAGAVCWRLIDGRIHVLVIHRTVYGDVTIPKGKVDPGETLPQTAVREIAEETGLDVALGVPVGVSRYKMPSGRTKVVHYWAAHATEEAVQRSTFRPNSEVAALEWVTIKRARTHLTYEPDVAILDAFAALVDQGVTETFALIVLRHGKALERSRWKGEDASRPLADRGVDQAAALVPMLRAWKPQRLVSSPAVRCVTTITPLSAAIGRPIKRDAGISQDAWDHGEAEVRRVIGKRVRVGKTAVVCSHRPLMGELVREIALATGTPLAGYADDAALLEPGDFSVVHLSATNPSSGIIAIETHSPRV, encoded by the coding sequence GTGACGCGCGCGGTCGAGACGGCGGTCTTCGCGGCCGGCGCCGTGTGCTGGCGCCTCATCGACGGCCGGATCCACGTGCTCGTCATCCACCGCACGGTCTACGGCGACGTCACCATCCCGAAGGGCAAGGTCGACCCCGGCGAGACGCTGCCGCAGACCGCGGTACGCGAGATCGCGGAGGAGACCGGGCTCGACGTCGCGCTCGGCGTGCCGGTCGGCGTGTCGCGCTACAAGATGCCGAGCGGGCGCACGAAGGTCGTGCACTACTGGGCGGCGCACGCCACCGAGGAGGCGGTGCAGCGCTCGACGTTCCGGCCGAACTCCGAGGTCGCCGCGCTCGAGTGGGTCACCATCAAGCGGGCGCGCACGCACCTCACCTACGAACCCGATGTCGCGATCCTCGACGCGTTCGCCGCGCTCGTCGACCAGGGCGTGACCGAGACGTTCGCGCTCATCGTGCTGCGGCACGGCAAAGCGCTCGAGCGCTCCAGATGGAAGGGCGAGGATGCCTCGCGGCCGCTCGCCGACCGCGGCGTCGACCAGGCCGCGGCGCTCGTGCCGATGCTGCGCGCCTGGAAGCCGCAGCGCCTCGTGTCGAGCCCGGCGGTGCGGTGCGTGACCACGATCACCCCGCTCTCGGCGGCGATCGGCCGCCCGATCAAGCGAGACGCGGGCATCAGCCAGGACGCCTGGGACCACGGCGAGGCGGAGGTGCGCCGCGTGATCGGCAAGCGGGTGCGGGTCGGCAAGACCGCGGTGGTGTGCAGCCACCGGCCGCTGATGGGCGAGCTGGTGCGCGAGATCGCGCTCGCGACGGGCACCCCACTGGCCGGGTACGCCGACGACGCGGCGCTGCTCGAGCCGGGCGACTTCAGCGTGGTGCACCTGTCCGCGACGAACCCGAGCTCGGGCATCATCGCGATCGAGACGCACTCGCCGCGGGTCTGA